GGTCCTGTGAAACTTAAGAAATATGCCGATGTCTTTTTGCCTATCATTTGTGATTATTGCCAAAAACACGGGCGAAATTTTCATGCCCAAAGGCAGGGATAATTGGATTCTGTCTCATCCGCCAGGACCTGATCTCGAAGCGCTTTAAATCTATGAATCGCTTCCTGCAGACCATGTATTGCCGCCTGCCCGGACGGTCCCTTCTGCTTTTAGAAACTCCGCGCAGTGGATCCCACCGCCCAGACTGTTGACCGGTGTGATCTCGTGGCCCATTTCGATCAATCCATTCACAATATCATCGGGCAAGGTGCGGGTCACACTTACCGGCTCGTGGGTTTGTACATGCATCCTTGGTCCACTGACAGCCTCGAAGGATGTTGCGCCGTAATCGACGATTTTTTGGGCCGCACGCGCGTTCACAGAGATGATACGCCTGCCGCCTGGCATTCCGATAGCTACATCCCGGTCTGGAAGCTGAATGATGATCGGAACTGTGTTGTTCAGTGGTCGCTTGAGCGAAGCCACGGAATTTTTGCGACCGGGTCTGGGATCTAACCTGCACATCCCATGTCCCAGAATGATGCCTGTATCGGGTACCGTAACAAGGGAGCCGAAAGCACCGCCTTGAGAAATTGTTACGGCCGCCACATTTCCTTCGGCATCTGCAGAAGAGACGTGGAGCGTACCATCATTTGAATCACCCATTGGCGGTGGCACAAGCTGATCTACCGCATTGGGAAACTGGCGCAGTGTTTCCACTCGGCCGGCTGCATAATCTTTGCTCAGAAGTCGCTCGATCGGTACATCCACATGGTTTGGATCTGCGAGATGGAGAAGGCGATCTCGCCAGACCAGCTTGAGAAGCTCGGCGAATTGGTGCCAGTACTCGACCGTGTTTTCCGGTAGAGGATCGAAGCATTCCCACATGTTGAGTAGTTGCAAGCTGGACAATCCGCCGTTGGGCAAAATTGCACCATGCACGGATGCCTCGCGGTAGGTCGTGGTATATGGTTCGGTCACGCCGGGTTTGAAGGCAGCCATATCTTCCATTGTCAAAATACCGCCAGTGGCTTGAACGTGATCTACTATTTTGTGACCGATTTCCCCCGTGTAGAAATCCTGCCATCCGGCTTCTGAAACTCTTGCAAGGGTTTTTTCCATATCGCGGCGGTGCCAGATATCATCTGGTGTCGGGACACGCCCCTCGGGCATCAGGTGTTTTTCTGTTGCTTCA
The Gemmatimonadota bacterium DNA segment above includes these coding regions:
- a CDS encoding gamma-glutamyltransferase; the encoded protein is MTEGQEVTSTTGAVAAGPPEAARIGARILEQGGNAFDAAVATSMACCMLQPQSTGVGGYVLCAVILEGATGKVWSIDANSISPKAAHEHMYTILPARTRGGINENEYICSVRDNANVHGPLAIGPPGMMAGMGTIWEKWGKLKWSDVVAPSLKLLEDGFPFGSTAGAIKNQQNVIRKFEATEKHLMPEGRVPTPDDIWHRRDMEKTLARVSEAGWQDFYTGEIGHKIVDHVQATGGILTMEDMAAFKPGVTEPYTTTYREASVHGAILPNGGLSSLQLLNMWECFDPLPENTVEYWHQFAELLKLVWRDRLLHLADPNHVDVPIERLLSKDYAAGRVETLRQFPNAVDQLVPPPMGDSNDGTLHVSSADAEGNVAAVTISQGGAFGSLVTVPDTGIILGHGMCRLDPRPGRKNSVASLKRPLNNTVPIIIQLPDRDVAIGMPGGRRIISVNARAAQKIVDYGATSFEAVSGPRMHVQTHEPVSVTRTLPDDIVNGLIEMGHEITPVNSLGGGIHCAEFLKAEGTVRAGGNTWSAGSDS